The nucleotide window TTGAAACATCCAATTTACCGTTTGCTGATAGGTCATTATTCTATTGGGAAATACTGAAGTTTATACTAACAAAACCTATTTGCCTAGCAGGTGCATTATTATCTGCTGGCCATTTATGTGAAAGTGCTATTTTCCTGGCAGGTTCTAGTAAACAAGGGGCTGTATTAGTGGTCCCCCTTACGCCTGGCTCAGCTGCAACAACCCTGCCACTCCTATCAACTTCAATCTTAACAACCACCAAGCCGTATTCATTACAATCTTGTTTGAAGATTGAATGAGTCGGTCGACCCCGTCCATTTAATCCATAACCTACACCACCCTTACCTGGTCCAGACCCACCAAAATAACTCGGAGCATAAGGATCTCCATCTAATTGACCCTTATCTCCAGCTTTATTATCTGGACCTTCTCCGCCACTTGCAGTACCGGAGGAATTACTTACCCCACCTATTAAATCATCCAATCTCTTTTTCTTTGCCTCCTCTTCTCTTCGTTTTCTCTCCTCAGCTTCTCTCTTTTCTCTTTCAATTCTTTCTGCCTCTGCTTTTGCTCTAGCTTCTTCTCGCGCTTTAGCCTCAGCAGCAGCTTTTTGCTTCTTTATTGCAATAGCCTCCTCATTATCTTCAGTAAGGACGTTCTCTTTTTTAGGTTCGGCTGCAGCCGGTTGAGCCTTAACAGGTTCTGGATCGACCTTCTTAATCTCTTCTACTGGTTTTGAAGGCGCGGGCTTTAATGGCGCTTTCGGTTGAACATTACCGCTGCCAAAATCTGTTGAACCAAAATTAACGGCAACACCATACTCTTCTGGTGGATCTAAATAAGGTGGACCCACGACGAAAAGTAATAATAGCAAGATCACGACTATTAAAGCAGTAATCTTTGCTGAGTTCCGTTCATGTTTGGTTTCTAAATATTTCATCTTTCTTAATTGGCCGGACGTACCGCCAATATCACTTTAAATTTATTTCTGTTGGCGATGTCCATGACTTTAACGACATTTTCAACTGGTACGCTTTCTTCAGCTCTCAACACTATTGTTGGCTTATCTGTAGTGCCCAAGGCTGTAATCAGTTCATTTTCCAACATGGAAACACCTACCATTTTTTGATCGATATAGTACCTCAAATCCTTAGTGATACTAACAGAAACAGACTTTTTATTTTCAGTTTTTCCACTCGCCTTTGGCAATAAAATATCTATGGCATTGGTTGTTACCAAGGTAGAAGCAAGCATAAAAAATATAAGCAGCAAGAACACAATGTCAGTCATTGAGGACATGTTAAATTCCGGTGTTACTTTATTTCTTCCTCTTATATTCATTACAAGGGCTCATTTAAGTGATCCAAGAACTCCAATGAATTTGCTTCCATTTGATAAACGACCTTATTAGTCCTTACAACCAAATGGTTATATGCTATGTAGGCAACTATACCCACAATTAAACCACCTACAGTGGTCGTCATGGCGGTATATAATCCATCTGCCAATAATTTTATATCAATTTGTCCGCCTGAATTAGCAATTTCAAATATGGAAAGAATCATACCAATTACTGTACCAAGAAATCCAATCATCGGGGCGGCTCCAGAAATTGTTGCAAGAATACTTACATTTTTCTCCAAGTTATATATCTCCAATCGACCGGCATTTTCTATAGTAGTATTAATATCGGCCAAAGGTTTACCGATTCGGGTAATTCCTTTATTTATTAATCTTGAAACTGGTGAATTTACTTGGGCACATAAAATTTGGGCCGAATCCACCTTGCCATGGGTAACATGGTCTTTAATCTGATTCATAAAGTTTGAATCTACCTTTGATGCAGCCTTTATAGCGAACAAACGTTCAAAATAAATATAAATGGCAACAACCAAAAGCACAAAAAGAATTCCGATAATGACCATACCTGCGGTACCGCCACTACCAATTAATTCGATGATAGATAGGGTCTTCTGAACTGATTCTTCGTCAGTTAAAACTTCTGCACCTTCTTGCACTCCATCTTGCAATAACAATGAAATCATATAAAAGTTTTTTATTAGCTAGTTAAATAACGTAAGTTATATCGGTTAAGTATATTTAAAATAATGTTCTGGTAAACATAAACATGAATGCACCCGCAAGGAATCCAACTAAAGCCAACCAAGAGATTTTCTTGAGGTACCAGAAGAAGTTGATTTTTTCCATTCCCATAGCCACAACACCTGCCGCTGAGCCAATGATTAACATACTTCCTCCAGTTCCTGCTGAGTAGGCTATAAAATGCCATAATTCATCATCCATTGGTTGATGGAACATGCCCAAACTAGCAGCTACCAAGGGCACATTATCAATTACGGCTGAGGCTACACCCAATAGAAGAACGACAATATCCGAAACACCAGAATGATGAAGTTCTGTGCCAAGCATTGGCATGGTTTCTTCCAAAGTTGAAGCAAATTCGAATAAAATACCTAGAGATTCTAAAGCCGCTACTGCTAAAAGTATCCCTAAGAAAAATAGTATACTCGGTAATTCAATTTTAGATAAGGAATGATGAACAGGGCTATGGTCTGCATGTTCATCACTTTCGTGAGAATCAACCTCCGTCATACTAAATTTTGTGTTACTGTAAATCTCCGCAAATATTGCCACCACTCCCAAGGACAACATCATACCTACATAAGGTGGCAAATGTGTTATAACTTTGAAAATAGGAACAAATATGATAGCTCCTAAACCAAGGTATAGCATCGTTGAGCTAAATTTTGACTTTACTTCTGTAACTTCCTCTTCGGTTACACTCAACTCTCCCTTAAATACTGGTAGAAATGATGCAATAAAAGATGGGATAACCATACAAATTAAAGAAGGAACAAATAAATAACCTATCAAATGACCAGTGGAAACCTTATTTCCTATCCACAACATGGTAGTGGTAACATCCCCGATTGGTGACCAAGCTCCACCAGCGTTAGCTGCGATAATAATCAAACCAGCATACCAAAGACGAACATCTCTATCTTTCACAATTTTTTGTAGGATAGAAATTAAAACAATAGTAGCTGTAAGGTTATCAATGATTGCAGATAGAATAAACGCTAAAAATGAAAAGATCCAAAGAATTTTTCTTTTACTCCTTGTTTTTACAAAATCTTTAATGGTAGCAAATCCATTGAAATAATCAATTATTTCAACAATGGTCATTGCACCTAGCAGGAATACCAGAATTTCGGCTGTTTTCCCTAAATGATGTAGCAAAGTTTCTTCGAGTAGAACCCTTTTTTCTTCATGACCTAGGTCGGCAAAGCCATCCACAAGGGCATGTGCACCCGAGTCGAACCATTCACTAAAATGATCGAGACCCAATGAAATAAGACCCCAACTTATTGCCATCATAACCAAGGCGGGGATTAACTTGTCAATTTTTAAACTATGTTCCAGAGTAATTGCTAAGTACCCAAACACAAAGACTAAGACTACAATTGTTTCCATCTAATTTTTTATAAAATAACTGCGGATTATGCTAAAACCAAAAGGCATCAGTAATGTTGATAAAATATTTCTTAAAAAGCTTTTTAAACTCGTCCTGTACAGAAAAGATTTGCAAGGGAACTATTGCAAACCCGTATGATATTTCTTGATTACTAAAAGGAAATTCTTTCATTCAGTCGGGAGTTCTCCACAAATATAAAAAACAAGAAGTTGTTTTTTGGAGAATGTCCAAATTTTAAGGATAATAAACCTTTCCGCTACTATGATTATTTATTGCACCTGTGACGCTTGCAAGTACATTTATCTCATTTCGAAGTTTTAAGACTCCTAATAATCCAAAAATTAGAGCTTCTTTAAATTCAATAATACCAGGTTCTGGAACAATTATCCTTGCATTGGTTTTCTGTTGAATCTGTTCCATTAAGAATGAATTATATGCGCCACCGCCTGTAGCTAATACACTTGAATTGTCTTTAAGATCTTTACTAACCTGATATGCTATATGCTCTACAAATGTTCTCAACTTATCTTGAATGGGTAATTCAACGGAATTTAAAATAGGATCTACATTCTCATTTACCCATTCTAACCCCAATGATTTAGGAATAGGTAAAGCATAGTAGGTCAGTCCATTCAGTTGGTTTAAAATTTTAGTATTCACATTTCCTGACCGCGCAATTTCTCCAGCTGGATCATAGTCTTTACCCAGTGCCCTTGCTAAATTATTCAATACTATATTGGCAGGACACAAATCATAAGCCAACCTTCGCCCTTTGTATTTATGGGAAATGTTAGCAAAACCACCCAGATTCAAACAATAATCAAATTCTGAAAATAATAATTCATCTCCTATCGGCACTAATGGTGCACCTTGACCCCCAAGTTCTACATCTTGAACCCTAAAATCACAAATCAAAGTTCGATTGAGTTTAGATGCAAGAATAGGGAGATTTCCTATTTGATAAGTGAGTCCTTTATTTGGCTGATGCAAAGCCGTATGTCCATGGGAACAAACAGCATCTAAATTATCTATACCATTCCTTTCCATGAAGTTACTTATGACCTCCGACAAATAACTCGTATATAGTTGATCTATCTCCTTAAGACTATCATCATCTAAATTAACTAGTGAATTCAATTTGGTTGTCCAATAGCCATCATAATGCACAGTTTCAGTACATAAAATTTTGAATGCCCAATTTGCATTTTTCTGAAACTCAATAAAGGCTAAGTCAACTCCATCGAGCGATGTTCCAGACATGACTCCAATGACCTTATAACTATTTTTAAGCATATTCGTAAATTTAGCTATCTATATTGAAAATACGCTAACAAAGAGGTATCTTTGACAAACTTTTTTGTGAATTTTCTAATTACTGACTTAAAATGGATTTTAAACTTTCCGAAGAACAATTGATGATTAGGCAAGCCGCTAGAGATTTTGCACAACAAGAATTATTGCCGGGTGTAATTGAGCGCGATGAGAATCAAACTTTTCCACATGAAGCAATTAAAAAAATGGGTGAATTAGGGTTTATGGGAATGATGGTAGATCCTAAATATGGCGGAAGCGGAATGGATACTGTTTCTTATGTCCTTGCCATGGAAGAAATTTCCAAAATAGATGCTTCCGCATCTGTTGTAATGTCCGTAAACAATTCACTAGTTTGCTGGGGACTTCAAAAATTTGGTACCGAAGAACAAAAAGAAAAATACCTCATAGATTTGGCTACCGGTAAAAAATTGGGAGCATTTTGCTTGAGTGAACCAGAAGCAGGTAGTGATGCAACTTCACAAAAAACAACTGCAATTGAAAAGGGAGACCATTATTTATTAAATGGCACTAAAAACTGGATTACCAATGGCGGTTCTGCAGATGTTTATTTAGTTATTGCCCAAACGCATATCGAGAAGAAACATAAAGGTATAAATGCGTTTATCATTGAAAAAGGATGGGAAGGATTCGAAATTGGCCCAAAAGAAAACAAACTTGGAATTAGGGGAAGCGATACCCATTCTCTTCAATTTAATGACGTGAAAATACCAAAAG belongs to Aegicerativicinus sediminis and includes:
- a CDS encoding acyl-CoA dehydrogenase, encoding MDFKLSEEQLMIRQAARDFAQQELLPGVIERDENQTFPHEAIKKMGELGFMGMMVDPKYGGSGMDTVSYVLAMEEISKIDASASVVMSVNNSLVCWGLQKFGTEEQKEKYLIDLATGKKLGAFCLSEPEAGSDATSQKTTAIEKGDHYLLNGTKNWITNGGSADVYLVIAQTHIEKKHKGINAFIIEKGWEGFEIGPKENKLGIRGSDTHSLQFNDVKIPKENRIGEDGFGFKFAMKTLAGGRIGIASQALGIASGAYELALKYSKQRKAFGTEICNHQAIAFKLADMAVEIEAARHLCIKAAWEKDQGMNYDLSGAMAKLYASKVAMDTTIEAVQIHGGNGYVKEYHVERLMRDAKITQIYEGTSEIQKIVISRSILND
- a CDS encoding MotA/TolQ/ExbB proton channel family protein; the encoded protein is MISLLLQDGVQEGAEVLTDEESVQKTLSIIELIGSGGTAGMVIIGILFVLLVVAIYIYFERLFAIKAASKVDSNFMNQIKDHVTHGKVDSAQILCAQVNSPVSRLINKGITRIGKPLADINTTIENAGRLEIYNLEKNVSILATISGAAPMIGFLGTVIGMILSIFEIANSGGQIDIKLLADGLYTAMTTTVGGLIVGIVAYIAYNHLVVRTNKVVYQMEANSLEFLDHLNEPL
- a CDS encoding energy transducer TonB translates to MKYLETKHERNSAKITALIVVILLLLLFVVGPPYLDPPEEYGVAVNFGSTDFGSGNVQPKAPLKPAPSKPVEEIKKVDPEPVKAQPAAAEPKKENVLTEDNEEAIAIKKQKAAAEAKAREEARAKAEAERIEREKREAEERKRREEEAKKKRLDDLIGGVSNSSGTASGGEGPDNKAGDKGQLDGDPYAPSYFGGSGPGKGGVGYGLNGRGRPTHSIFKQDCNEYGLVVVKIEVDRSGRVVAAEPGVRGTTNTAPCLLEPARKIALSHKWPADNNAPARQIGFVSINFSISQ
- a CDS encoding anhydro-N-acetylmuramic acid kinase is translated as MLKNSYKVIGVMSGTSLDGVDLAFIEFQKNANWAFKILCTETVHYDGYWTTKLNSLVNLDDDSLKEIDQLYTSYLSEVISNFMERNGIDNLDAVCSHGHTALHQPNKGLTYQIGNLPILASKLNRTLICDFRVQDVELGGQGAPLVPIGDELLFSEFDYCLNLGGFANISHKYKGRRLAYDLCPANIVLNNLARALGKDYDPAGEIARSGNVNTKILNQLNGLTYYALPIPKSLGLEWVNENVDPILNSVELPIQDKLRTFVEHIAYQVSKDLKDNSSVLATGGGAYNSFLMEQIQQKTNARIIVPEPGIIEFKEALIFGLLGVLKLRNEINVLASVTGAINNHSSGKVYYP
- a CDS encoding ExbD/TolR family protein gives rise to the protein MNIRGRNKVTPEFNMSSMTDIVFLLLIFFMLASTLVTTNAIDILLPKASGKTENKKSVSVSITKDLRYYIDQKMVGVSMLENELITALGTTDKPTIVLRAEESVPVENVVKVMDIANRNKFKVILAVRPAN
- the nhaD gene encoding sodium:proton antiporter NhaD, with product METIVVLVFVFGYLAITLEHSLKIDKLIPALVMMAISWGLISLGLDHFSEWFDSGAHALVDGFADLGHEEKRVLLEETLLHHLGKTAEILVFLLGAMTIVEIIDYFNGFATIKDFVKTRSKRKILWIFSFLAFILSAIIDNLTATIVLISILQKIVKDRDVRLWYAGLIIIAANAGGAWSPIGDVTTTMLWIGNKVSTGHLIGYLFVPSLICMVIPSFIASFLPVFKGELSVTEEEVTEVKSKFSSTMLYLGLGAIIFVPIFKVITHLPPYVGMMLSLGVVAIFAEIYSNTKFSMTEVDSHESDEHADHSPVHHSLSKIELPSILFFLGILLAVAALESLGILFEFASTLEETMPMLGTELHHSGVSDIVVLLLGVASAVIDNVPLVAASLGMFHQPMDDELWHFIAYSAGTGGSMLIIGSAAGVVAMGMEKINFFWYLKKISWLALVGFLAGAFMFMFTRTLF